The Virgibacillus phasianinus genome includes a window with the following:
- the gyrA gene encoding DNA gyrase subunit A: MADQERSNVQEINISQEMRTSFLDYAMSVIVSRALPDVRDGLKPVHRRILYAMNDLGMHSDKAHKKSARIVGEVIGKYHPHGDSAVYETMVRMAQDFSYRYMLVDGHGNFGSVDGDSAAAMRYTEARMSKISMELLRDINKDTIDYRDNYDGSEREPVVFPSRFPNLIVNGTSGIAVGMATNIPPHNLGETIDAVLAISRNPEISIDELMESHIYGPDFPTAGQILGRSGIRKAFETGKGSITIRAKVNIEEQKNGKSTIIVSELPYQVNKAKLIEKIADHVRDKRIDGITDLRDESDRNGLRVVMELRRDVNANVVLNNLYKYTSLQTTFGINMLALVDGHPKVLNIKQCLEYYLEHQKVIIKRRTAFELRKAEARAHILEGLRIALDHLDEVIALIRGSKTGEIARDGLMERFGLSEKQAQAILDMRLQRLTGLEREKIENEYNELVQLIDELKAILADDEKVLEIIREELTEIKERYGDPRRTEIMVGGMDFIEDEDLIPEENIVITLTHQGYIKRLPASTYRTQKRNGRGIQGMGTNDDDFVEHLVSTSTHDTVLFFTNKGKVYRAKGYEIPEFSRTAKGIPVINLLQIEKDESINAVITVNEFAEDWYLFFTTRQGVSKRTTLSHFANIRKGGLIAVNLRDEDELISVRLTDGTKDIMIATKDGYLIRFPEDQIRSMGRTAAGVRGISLRGDDEVVSMEILEEGLQVLHVTNKGVGKRTPEDQYRITRRGGKGIFTCKLNEDTGHVVTVKAVTGEEDLMLITVAGVLIRIPIAGISQSGRNTRGVGLIRLQDDEEVATVAIVEPEEEVTEENTNQDAQEIANEQEETEVSNNDVDTEE, translated from the coding sequence ATGGCGGATCAAGAACGGTCAAATGTTCAAGAAATAAATATTAGTCAGGAAATGCGTACTTCATTCCTTGACTATGCTATGAGTGTAATCGTATCGCGTGCATTACCTGACGTGCGTGATGGATTAAAGCCAGTGCATCGCAGAATTTTGTATGCGATGAATGATTTAGGAATGCATTCAGACAAGGCGCATAAAAAGTCAGCACGTATTGTTGGTGAAGTAATTGGTAAGTATCATCCACACGGTGACTCAGCCGTTTATGAAACAATGGTACGGATGGCGCAGGATTTTAGCTATCGCTATATGCTTGTTGATGGTCATGGTAACTTTGGTTCGGTTGATGGTGACTCAGCTGCAGCTATGCGTTACACAGAAGCGCGAATGTCAAAAATTTCAATGGAACTTTTGCGCGATATAAACAAAGACACCATTGATTATAGGGATAACTATGATGGATCTGAACGTGAACCAGTTGTTTTTCCATCTCGCTTTCCTAACCTTATAGTTAACGGAACTTCAGGGATTGCAGTTGGTATGGCAACTAATATTCCGCCGCATAATTTAGGGGAAACGATTGATGCTGTATTAGCCATCAGCAGGAACCCTGAAATATCAATTGATGAATTAATGGAAAGTCATATATATGGACCCGATTTCCCGACTGCTGGTCAAATACTGGGCCGAAGTGGAATTAGAAAAGCCTTTGAAACTGGAAAAGGTTCTATTACCATTCGGGCAAAAGTAAATATCGAGGAACAAAAGAACGGTAAATCAACAATTATCGTGAGTGAACTTCCGTATCAAGTAAATAAAGCAAAATTAATTGAAAAAATTGCGGACCATGTCCGTGATAAACGAATTGATGGGATTACTGATTTACGTGACGAATCCGATCGTAATGGGCTTCGGGTTGTGATGGAACTGCGCCGGGACGTAAACGCAAATGTTGTGTTAAATAATTTATATAAATACACCTCATTGCAAACAACCTTTGGGATTAATATGCTGGCATTAGTTGATGGCCACCCAAAAGTATTGAATATTAAACAATGTCTTGAGTATTATCTTGAACATCAAAAGGTAATTATTAAGCGGCGTACCGCATTTGAATTAAGAAAAGCTGAAGCACGTGCCCATATTCTTGAGGGTCTTAGAATTGCCCTTGATCATCTGGATGAAGTAATTGCACTTATTCGTGGTTCCAAAACCGGAGAAATTGCCCGTGATGGCTTGATGGAACGATTTGGTTTATCAGAAAAACAGGCACAAGCTATTTTAGATATGCGCTTACAACGCCTGACAGGTTTAGAGCGAGAAAAAATTGAAAATGAATATAATGAACTCGTTCAATTAATTGATGAGTTAAAAGCCATTTTAGCTGATGACGAAAAAGTACTGGAAATTATTCGTGAAGAGCTAACAGAAATAAAAGAACGTTATGGTGATCCGCGCCGAACTGAAATAATGGTTGGTGGAATGGACTTTATTGAAGACGAAGATTTAATTCCTGAAGAAAATATCGTAATCACACTGACTCATCAAGGTTACATTAAACGTCTGCCAGCATCCACATATCGCACACAAAAACGAAATGGGCGTGGCATTCAAGGAATGGGTACGAATGATGATGACTTTGTGGAACATTTAGTGTCAACGTCAACGCATGATACGGTACTATTCTTTACAAATAAAGGTAAAGTTTATCGGGCAAAAGGATATGAAATTCCTGAATTTAGCCGGACTGCAAAAGGAATTCCAGTTATTAACTTACTGCAGATTGAAAAGGATGAATCAATCAACGCGGTTATTACAGTTAATGAGTTTGCTGAAGACTGGTACTTGTTCTTTACAACAAGACAGGGTGTTTCCAAACGAACCACTCTATCGCACTTTGCGAACATTCGAAAAGGTGGATTGATTGCTGTTAATCTGCGGGACGAAGATGAACTTATCTCTGTTCGTTTAACGGATGGAACGAAAGATATTATGATTGCAACAAAAGATGGCTATTTGATTCGTTTTCCAGAAGATCAAATCCGCTCCATGGGTCGGACAGCTGCAGGAGTCCGCGGTATTTCACTGCGCGGCGATGATGAAGTTGTATCAATGGAAATCCTGGAAGAAGGACTGCAAGTTTTGCATGTTACAAACAAAGGGGTCGGAAAACGTACACCTGAAGATCAATATCGAATCACCAGGCGCGGCGGTAAAGGTATCTTCACATGTAAATTAAATGAAGATACAGGACATGTTGTTACCGTGAAGGCAGTTACAGGTGAAGAAGATCTGATGCTTATTACAGTTGCTGGTGTATTAATACGTATTCCTATCGCAGGTATTTCTCAATCGGGTCGTAATACCCGTGGTGTCGGCTTGATTCGCTTACAGGATGACGAAGAGGTTGCGACAGTTGCGATAGTAGAGCCAGAGGAAGAAGTAACTGAAGAAAATACAAATCAAGATGCTCAAGAGATAGCAAATGAACAGGAAGAAACGGAAGTAAGCAATAACGATGTAGACACAGAGGAATAG
- the gyrB gene encoding DNA topoisomerase (ATP-hydrolyzing) subunit B translates to MSTENNVTNDQYGADQIQVLEGLEAVRKRPGMYIGSTSGRGLHHLVWEIVDNSIDEALAGYCDHIEIIIEKDNSITVKDNGRGIPVGIQKKTGRPAVEVIMTVLHAGGKFGGGGYKVSGGLHGVGASVVNALSSNLEVYVHLDGKVHFLGFERGVPQEELKVIGETDITGTIIHFKPDEEIFTETTSYDFDTLAVRVRELAFLNKGLRISLEDKRTDEEPVHYHYEGGIRSYVEYINSTREVLHEPFYTEAEDEGITVEIAVQYNDGFASNIYSFANNIHTHEGGTHESGFKTGLTRVINDYARKNNLFKENDPNLSGDDVREGMAAIISIKHPDPQFEGQTKTKLGSSEVRTVTDSIFSEAFSKFLFENPSVAKVVVEKGLMASRARAAAKKARELTRRKSALEVSNLPGKLADCSSKNAEISELYIVEGDSAGGSAKQGRDRHFQAILPLRGKILNVEKARLDKILSNNEVRAMITALGTNIAEEFDITKARYHKVVIMTDADVDGAHIRTLLLTFFYRYMRPLIENGYIYIAQPPLYKIQQGKAAYYAYDDKEMERILGEIPSSPKPGIQRYKGLGEMNATQLWETTMDPDNRTLLQVDLADAIDADQVFDMLMGDKVEPRRNFIEENAQYVQNLDV, encoded by the coding sequence ATGTCAACAGAAAATAATGTAACTAACGATCAATATGGCGCGGATCAAATTCAGGTACTGGAAGGATTGGAAGCTGTCCGCAAGAGACCTGGTATGTACATTGGTTCAACTAGCGGAAGAGGCTTGCACCATCTTGTATGGGAAATCGTTGATAATAGTATTGACGAAGCACTTGCAGGTTATTGCGACCATATTGAAATTATTATTGAAAAGGATAATAGTATCACAGTTAAAGATAATGGCCGCGGTATCCCAGTTGGTATCCAAAAGAAAACAGGTCGTCCTGCTGTTGAGGTAATTATGACGGTTCTTCATGCTGGCGGTAAATTCGGCGGTGGCGGTTATAAAGTTTCAGGAGGACTGCACGGTGTTGGGGCCTCTGTAGTAAATGCACTTTCAAGTAATCTAGAAGTATATGTTCATTTGGACGGAAAGGTACACTTCCTAGGATTTGAGCGAGGGGTTCCCCAGGAAGAATTAAAAGTCATTGGTGAAACAGATATTACCGGTACCATCATCCACTTCAAGCCTGATGAGGAGATCTTTACAGAAACGACATCATATGATTTCGACACACTGGCAGTTCGTGTCAGGGAATTAGCCTTTTTAAACAAAGGACTTCGTATTTCACTTGAAGATAAACGAACAGATGAAGAGCCTGTTCACTACCATTACGAAGGTGGCATTCGTTCCTATGTAGAATATATCAACAGCACTCGTGAAGTTCTGCATGAACCGTTTTATACCGAAGCGGAAGATGAAGGAATAACCGTTGAAATAGCCGTACAATATAACGATGGTTTTGCAAGCAATATTTACTCGTTTGCGAACAACATTCATACACATGAAGGTGGAACACATGAATCCGGATTTAAAACAGGTTTAACACGTGTAATCAATGATTATGCAAGAAAAAATAATTTATTTAAGGAAAATGACCCTAATTTATCTGGAGATGACGTACGGGAGGGTATGGCTGCAATTATTTCAATAAAACACCCTGACCCACAATTTGAAGGCCAAACAAAAACAAAGCTTGGCAGCAGTGAGGTTCGGACGGTTACCGACTCTATTTTTAGTGAAGCATTTTCCAAATTTTTATTCGAGAATCCTTCCGTTGCAAAGGTTGTAGTCGAGAAAGGTTTAATGGCTTCACGGGCACGGGCAGCTGCTAAAAAAGCACGTGAATTGACACGTCGTAAGAGTGCGCTTGAAGTGTCCAATTTGCCAGGAAAACTCGCAGATTGTTCATCAAAGAATGCTGAAATTAGTGAACTATATATTGTAGAGGGTGATTCCGCCGGTGGTTCAGCAAAGCAGGGAAGGGATCGCCACTTTCAGGCTATACTTCCCTTGCGCGGTAAGATTCTGAATGTGGAAAAGGCAAGACTTGATAAAATATTATCCAACAATGAAGTTCGGGCAATGATTACAGCGCTAGGCACCAACATTGCTGAAGAGTTTGATATAACAAAGGCTCGATATCATAAAGTCGTAATTATGACCGATGCGGATGTTGATGGTGCACATATTCGCACACTATTATTAACATTTTTCTATCGCTATATGCGACCATTAATCGAAAATGGCTATATCTATATTGCCCAGCCACCATTATATAAAATACAGCAGGGTAAGGCCGCTTACTACGCTTATGATGATAAAGAAATGGAACGTATTCTTGGAGAAATTCCTAGTAGCCCTAAACCCGGTATTCAGCGCTATAAAGGTCTTGGAGAAATGAATGCAACACAGCTTTGGGAAACAACAATGGATCCAGATAATCGCACATTATTACAAGTCGACTTAGCAGACGCAATTGATGCTGACCAAGTCTTTGACATGCTAATGGGTGACAAAGTGGAACCAAGACGAAACTTTATCGAAGAAAACGCCCAATACGTACAAAATTTAGACGTATAA
- the remB gene encoding extracellular matrix regulator RemB, whose product MFIHIGNDNVIQSKDVVSIIDRNIISSSSIMEEMIERATKAKLIVTPKEEAKSVVITNDYIYFSSLSVATLKKRASMISTISKLDDYTDELE is encoded by the coding sequence ATGTTTATTCATATTGGAAATGACAATGTAATTCAATCAAAAGATGTTGTATCTATTATCGATCGAAATATTATTTCTTCATCATCGATTATGGAAGAGATGATCGAACGGGCAACCAAGGCAAAATTAATTGTCACACCAAAGGAAGAAGCAAAGTCTGTGGTAATTACAAATGACTATATCTATTTTAGTTCCCTTTCAGTTGCAACATTAAAGAAAAGGGCAAGTATGATTTCCACTATAAGCAAACTGGATGACTATACAGACGAGTTGGAATAA